From a single Streptomyces sp. NBC_01264 genomic region:
- a CDS encoding IS3 family transposase (programmed frameshift), with the protein MRKHEVAPPSKYTPEFREEAVQIALRSSKTVSETARELELNPETLRGWVKKFQKRREPAADAELTVSERARLKELERRIREVEMENAFLKKCAGVLREGSPVARKYEFIETMRLDTAEYVFSVEFMCERLDVSKSGYYDWRRRPDSATAQRREELKLLVKKAFEVSDSTYGYRRIRAQLARWGHAAGLELVRQLMRELGLMPCQPRPKRFSLTQAAAGAVPDLVGRNFTADTPGEKLVGDITYIPTGEGWLYLATVIDCCTKEVIGYAMDDHYQTPLISRAIRNAARNRKLTKGAIFHSDRGSNYMSAEFGKALNRLGLRRSSGRTGICFDNAMAESFFGTLKNERVSRVTYLTLEAARQDITRYIEFWYNRKRLHSAVGYRPPQEVHAEYARLRIAA; encoded by the exons ATGAGGAAGCACGAAGTGGCACCGCCCAGCAAGTACACCCCGGAGTTCCGCGAGGAAGCAGTCCAGATCGCGCTCCGCTCCAGCAAGACCGTCTCGGAGACAGCCCGAGAGCTTGAATTGAACCCGGAGACACTCCGGGGCTGGGTGAAAAAGTTCCAGAAACGGCGTGAGCCGGCCGCTGACGCTGAGCTGACGGTGAGTGAACGCGCCCGGTTGAAGGAACTCGAACGCCGCATTCGCGAAGTCGAGATGGAGAACGCCTTCCTGAAAAAATGCGCGG GCGTACTTCGCGAAGGATCCCCGGTAGCACGCAAGTACGAGTTCATCGAAACGATGCGACTCGACACCGCGGAGTACGTATTTTCTGTCGAGTTCATGTGTGAGCGGCTCGACGTGTCCAAGTCCGGCTACTACGACTGGCGACGCCGTCCTGATTCTGCGACGGCTCAGCGGCGCGAGGAATTGAAACTGCTCGTCAAGAAAGCCTTCGAGGTGTCCGACAGTACGTACGGATACCGGCGCATCCGCGCCCAGCTGGCGCGCTGGGGGCACGCCGCCGGCCTGGAGCTCGTGCGCCAGCTCATGCGTGAACTGGGCCTGATGCCCTGCCAGCCCCGCCCGAAGCGGTTCAGCCTGACCCAGGCTGCGGCGGGCGCAGTGCCCGACCTCGTCGGCCGGAACTTCACCGCCGACACCCCGGGTGAAAAGCTCGTCGGAGACATAACCTACATTCCGACTGGCGAGGGCTGGCTTTATCTCGCGACGGTCATCGACTGCTGCACGAAGGAAGTCATCGGGTATGCGATGGACGACCACTACCAGACGCCTTTGATATCCCGGGCCATACGCAACGCAGCCCGCAACAGGAAGCTCACCAAGGGGGCAATTTTTCACTCCGATCGCGGAAGTAACTATATGTCAGCCGAGTTCGGGAAGGCGCTGAACCGGCTCGGCCTCCGCAGATCGTCTGGGCGCACCGGGATCTGTTTCGACAACGCGATGGCCGAATCGTTCTTCGGAACTCTGAAGAACGAGCGTGTCTCACGTGTGACTTACCTGACCCTCGAGGCCGCCCGGCAGGACATCACTCGCTACATCGAATTCTGGTACAATCGCAAACGCCTTCACTCGGCTGTCGGTTACCGGCCTCCGCAGGAAGTCCACGCCGAGTATGCAAGGTTGCGAATAGCCGCGTGA